From a region of the Mobula birostris isolate sMobBir1 chromosome 28, sMobBir1.hap1, whole genome shotgun sequence genome:
- the vps51 gene encoding vacuolar protein sorting-associated protein 51 homolog: protein MAAAEPEPEPEGRKRRAHGMLKLYYGLSEGGGRQPSSRDPLDPADIDGAHFDPEVYLNKLRSESTLAELMDSETEMVKQIRALDSDMQTLVYENYNKFISATDTIRKMKNDFRKMEDEMDCLATNMSAITEFSARISHTLQDQHQQITKLSGVHALLRKLQFLFELPARLKKCVELEAYGQAVRYYTKARSVLLQYQLMPSFQGIHDDCSKIMADLAHRLRVQFREGGSSAQQLAECVDLLLRLGEPAESLCDEFLSHARSRLEGQLRGLESGAGSTSPPAADFLEFVDAGCHGFVSDTCLLIASYQELFVRRPAAAGSDVAPMANAKLQAFVRQLMGRYFSLVEGRVAAERGVADNSLLVRGLDRIHRRLQAVERLLPGSGLGAEGAEIVARAARGRLGQYLEALRGFLADSLTDVRQSLAAPRVLGKDGPGLSELLATLSASLLNQVKSVLASVHLFIAKDITFSDKPFFKGEFCSQGVREGLIVAFIRHVCQTARQFCETTGEKSSTPPGLLLLLSRLCLDYETSTVSYILTLTDEQFLGQDHSPVTPVTVLCADARESAQRLLNHYVKVQGLNVSQMLRKSVETRDWINTIEPRNVRAVMKRVVEDITSIDVQVGLLYEEGVRKAHSSDSSKRTFSVYSSSRQQSRYTPSYTPSAPMDANLLSNIQKLFSERIDIFSPVEFNKVSVLTGIIKISLKTFLECVRLRSFGRYGLQQIQVDCQYLQLYLWRFASDENLVHFLLDEILASTAHRCLDPVTMEQSVIEVICERG, encoded by the exons CTGAGGAGTGAGAGCACGCTGGCAGAACTGATGGACAGCGAGACCGAGATGGTGAAGCAGATCCGGGCGCTCGACAGCGACATGCAGACGCTGGTCTACGAGAACTACAACAAGTTCATATCGGCCACAG aCACTATCAGGAAGATGAAGAACGACTTCAGGAAAATGGAAGACGAGATGGACTGCCTGGCCACCAACATGTCGGCCATCACGGAGTTCAGTGCCCGTATCAGTCACACTCTGCAGGACCAACACCAGCAAATCACCAAGCTCTCAG GCGTGCATGCTCTCCTGCGCAAGCTGCAGTTCCTGTTCGAGCTGCCTGCCCGGCTGAAGAAGTGCGTGGAGCTGGAGGCGTACGGGCAGGCGGTGCGCTACTACACCAAGGCGCGCTCCGTCCTGCTGCAGTACCAGCTGATGCCCTCTTTCCAGGGCATCCACGACGACTGcagcaagatcatggctgacctcgCCCACAGGCTCCgcgtccagttcag GGAGGGCGGCTCGAGCGCCCAACAGCTGGCCGAGTGCGTGGACCTGCTGCTGCGCCTGGGGGAGCCGGCGGAGTCCCTCTGCGACGAGTTCCTGTCGCACGCCCGCAGCCGGCTGGAGGGGCAACTGCGGGGTCTGGAATCCGGCGCTGGCAGCACCTCGCCCCCCGCCGCCGACTTCCTGGAATTCGTGGACGCCGGCTGCCACGGCTTCGTCAGCGACACCTGCCTGCTCATCGCCTCCTACCAGGAGCTTTTCGTCCGGCGGCCAGCCGCGGCCGGCAGTGACGTGGCCCCCATGGCCAACGCCAAGCTCCAGGCTTTCGTCCGCCAGCTGATGGGCCGCTACTTCTCGCTGGTGGAGGGGCGCGTGGCGGCCGAGAGAGGCGTGGCGGACAACTCGCTGCTGGTCCGGGGCTTGGACCGCATCCACCGCCGACTCCAGGCGGTCGAGAGGCTGCTGCCCGGCTCAGGGCTGGGGGCCGAGGGAGCGGAGATCGTGGCGCGCGCTGCCCGCGGGCGCCTTGGCCAGTACCTGGAGGCCCTGCGCGGCTTCCTGGCCGACTCGTTGACCGACGTGCGCCAGTCGCTGGCCGCGCCCCGCGTTCTGGGCAAGGACGGACCCGGCCTGTCGGAGCTGCTCGCCACCCTGTCTGCCTCCCTGCTGAACCAGGTCAAGTCAGTGCTCGCCTCCGTCCACCTTTTCATTGCCAAGGACATCACCTTCTCCGATAAGCCCTTCTTCAAG GGGGAGTTCTGTAGCCAGGGTGTGCGTGAGGGTCTCATTGTCGCCTTCATCAGACATGTGTGCCAGACTGCGCGGCAGTTCTGCGAGACGACCGGCGAGAAGAGCTCAACTCCGCCTGGGCTGCTGCTCCTGCTCAGCCGCCTCTGCCTCGACTACGAGACGTCCACTGTCAGCTACATCCTCACGCTGACCGACGAGCAGTTCCTCGGCCAG GACCATTCGCCGGTGACGCCGGTGACGGTGCTGTGCGCGGATGCCCGCGAGTCGGCGCAGCGGCTCCTAAACCACTACGTGAAGGTGCAGGGGCTGAACGTCTCGCAGATGCTGCGCAAGAGCGTGGAGACGCGCGACTGGATCAACACCATTGAACCACGCAACGTGCGGGCCGTGATGAAGCGGGTGGTGGAGGACATCACCTCCATCGACGTGCAG GTTGGACTGCTGTACGAGGAAGGTGTGAGGAAGGCCCACAGCAGCGATTCCAGCAAGAGAACCTTCTCGGTGTACAGCAGCTCCCGGCAGCAGTCACGCTACACCCCCAGCTACACCCCCAG CGCCCCCATGGACGCCAACCTGCTGAGTAACATCCAGAAGCTGTTCTCCGAGCGGATCGACATCTTCAGCCCCGTCGAGTTCAACAAG GTCTCTGTGCTGACGGGCATCATCAAGATCAGCCTGAAGACTTTCCTAGAGTGCGTGCGCCTGCGCTCGTTCGGCCGCTACGGGCTGCAGCAGATTCAGGTGGACTGCCAGTACCTGCAGCTGTACCTGTGGCGTTTCGCCTCCGACGAGAACCTGGTGCATTTCCTGCTCGACGAGATCCTGGCCAGTACTGCCCACCGCTGCCTGGACCCCGTCACCATGGAGCAGAGTGTCATCGAGGTCATCTGTGAGAGGGGCTGA